A region from the Gossypium hirsutum isolate 1008001.06 chromosome A08, Gossypium_hirsutum_v2.1, whole genome shotgun sequence genome encodes:
- the LOC107929682 gene encoding agamous-like MADS-box protein AGL15 (The RefSeq protein has 6 substitutions compared to this genomic sequence) encodes MGRGKIEIKRIENANSRQVTFSKRRAGLLKKAKELAILCDAEVAVIIFSNTGKLSEFSSSGMKKTFSRYNKCLQGPTEMALVEHKAEKQVCKEADNLKDEVAKLQMKQLQLLGKNLTSVSLKELEVLEQQLSEGLSSVKEKKEQLLMEQLEQSRLQEQRVMLENETLRRQLEELRGFLPSTDHLVRSYLEYYPVERKNSLMSHNIRGPDVTCACNLEKGDSDTTLYLGLPSDHHKRKKPESHSNDSESQ; translated from the exons atgggtAGGGGGAAAATAGAGATAAAGAGAATAGAGAATGCTAATAGCAGGCAAGTTACATTCTCCAAGAGGCGTGCCGGGTTGCTTAAGAAGGCTAAGGAACTGGCTATTCTATGTGATGCTGAGGTTGCTGTCATCATTTTCTCCAATACTGGCAAGCTATTTGAGTTTTCCAGTTCTGG CATGAAGAAAACATTTTCTAGATACAACAAGTGTTTGCAAGGTTCTATCGAGATGGCTCTAGTCGAACATAAAGCGGAG AAACAAGTCTGTAAGGAGGCGGATAATCTGAAGGATGAAGTTGCAAAGCTGCAAATGAAACAGTT ACAGCTGCTGGGTAAGAACTTGACCAGCGTGAGCTTGAAAGAGCTTGAGGTCCTGGAGCAGCAGCTAAGTGAAGGGTTGTCATCTGTGAAGGAGAAGAAG GAACAATTGCTCATGGAACAACTAGAGCGATCGAGATTACAG GAGCAGCGGGTGATGCTTGAGAATGAAACTTTACGCAGGCAG CTTGAGGAGCTAAGAGGTTTCTTTCCATCAACTGATCACCTGGTCCGATCCTATCTTGAGTACTATCCTGTTGAAAGGAAGAATTCTCTGATGAGCCATAACATTCGCGGTCCAGATGTGACCTGTGCTTGCAACCTTGAAAAGGGAGATTCAGACACGACCTTGTATTTGGG GTTGCCTAGTGATCATCACAAGATAAAGAAACCTGAAAGCCATTCCAATGACTCAGAGAGCCAATAG
- the LOC107929632 gene encoding EEF1A lysine methyltransferase 4 isoform X1, with protein MFRDVSSCNTYNYGDALYWDSRYIQEAGGAFDWYQRYSSLRPFVRRYVPTSSRVLMVGCGNALMSEDMVKDGYEDIMNIDISSVAIEMMGRKYEFVPQLKYMQMDVRDMSFFPDESFDSVMDKGTLDSLMCGTDAPISASRMLGEVSRLLKPGGTYMLITYGDPSARMPHLNRPTYGWNIFLYNLPRPDFKRPGGCSSTKSYLEPIPITEKGLLPADFVLEDPDSHFIYVCKKMDDTELRNIPTYPLTSEIL; from the exons atgttcCGTGATGTTTCAAGCTGCAACACCTACAACTATGGCGATGCCTTGTATTGGGACTCCCGTTATATTCAAGAAGCTGGTGGTGCCTTTGACTGGTACCAACGTTACTCTTCTCTTCGCCCTTTTGTTCGTCGCTATGTCCCTACTTCCTCTCGTGTTCTCATGGTCGGCTGTGGAAATGCCC TTATGTCGGAGGATATGGTCAAGGATGGATATGAAGACATTATGAACATTGATATTTCCTCAGTGGCTATTGAAATGATGGGAAGGAAATATGAGTTTGTTCCTCAGCTGAAAT ACATGCAAATGGATGTCAGGGATATGAGTTTTTTCCCAGATGAATCTTTTGACAGTGTTATGGATAAAG GAACTCTTGATTCTTTGATG TGTGGCACCGATGCTCCAATAAGTGCTTCTCGGATGTTAGGCGAAGTGAGCAG ACTTCTCAAACCTGGAGGGACCTATATGCTG ATAACTTATGGTGATCCTTCAGCAAGGATGCCTCATTTGAACCGGCCAACGTATGGTTGGAATATATTTTTGTACAACCTAC CCAGACCGGATTTTAAGAGGCCTGGAGGTTGTTCATCGACAAAGTCGTACTTGGAGCCAATTCCAATCACGGAAAAGGGATTACTTCCTGCGGACTTTGTTTTGGAAGACCCGGATTCTCACTTCATATATGTTTGCAAAAAGATGGATGACACAGAGCTAAGGAACATACCCACCTATCCATTAACATCTGAGATTTTATAG
- the LOC107929649 gene encoding UPF0496 protein 4: MVLLVQRLSKLYHKLENHYHHHHHHQAEVDALSASLQAFRSDVSNCVNQLLHPEPGSEILSFSWIQRCFELLPVINKAFLKLVGDIDYPMSCWDVASLDEYLNYGLHLLELLNCVTSSLSHLAQARLSFAHALNLVESSPSTAIEHLKAIQSQSSSKDLKELVRNKEGGEGKLSSCKERVVHEALMEVKSVGLWVFGVVLATLSGETKPYLEIKQVIVRFNSALLIDVDSCVFKVMVEKGETLKEVKELNSAANSLVSAILSGKTSVAAMDFGGKLGVFEKEMDALEKQVDALFSSVLAARNELLNGVRQRKQ; this comes from the coding sequence ATGGTACTCTTGGTACAAAGGCTTAGTAAATTATACCACAAGCTGGAAAATcactaccaccaccaccaccaccaccaagcAGAGGTTGATGCTTTGTCAGCCTCTCTACAGGCTTTTCGGTCTGATGTTTCGAATTGTGTGAATCAGTTGTTGCATCCAGAACCTGGTTCAGAAATCTTGTCTTTTTCATGGATTCAGCGATGTTTTGAGTTACTTCCTGTTATCAACAAGGCGTTTTTGAAGCTGGTTGGGGATATAGACTACCCCATGAGCTGCTGGGATGTTGCTTCCCTCGATGAGTATCTTAACTACGGCTTGCATTTACTGGAGCTTCTCAACTGTGTTACTTCTTCTCTTTCTCACTTGGCACAGGCTCGGCTTTCCTTTGCTCATGCTTTGAACCTTGTGGAGAGTTCACCTTCTACGGCGATTGAACATCTCAAAGCAATCCAGTCCCAAAGTTCAAGCAAGGACTTAAAGGAACTGGTGAGAAACAAGGAAGGTGGTGAGGGGAAATTGTCTTCTTGCAAGGAAAGGGTAGTCCATGAAGCTTTGATGGAGGTAAAGAGTGTTGGGTTATGGGTATTTGGGGTTGTTTTGGCTACCTTGTCTGGAGAGACCAAACCATACTTGGAGATCAAACAAGTGATTGTCAGGTTCAATTCTGCTTTGTTAATTGATGTAGATTCATGTGTTTTTAAGGTTATGGTGGAGAAAGGTGAGACATTAAAAGAGGTTAAGGAGCTGAACAGTGCAGCAAATTCCCTAGTATCAGCAATCCTTTCTGGTAAAACCAGTGTTGCAGCCATGGATTTCGGTGGAAAGTTAGGTGTTTTCGAGAAGGAGATGGATGCTTTAGAAAAGCAAGTGGATGCCCTGTTTTCGAGTGTATTGGCAGCCAGAAATGAACTGCTTAACGGTGTTCGGCAACGCAAGCAATAA
- the LOC107929632 gene encoding EEF1A lysine methyltransferase 4 isoform X2 → MFRDVSSCNTYNYGDALYWDSRYIQEAGGAFDWYQRYSSLRPFVRRYVPTSSRVLMVGCGNALMSEDMVKDGYEDIMNIDISSVAIEMMGRKYEFVPQLKYMQMDVRDMSFFPDESFDSVMDKGTLDSLMCGTDAPISASRMLGEVSRLLKPGGTYMLITYGDPSARMPHLNRPTYGWNIFLYNLQTNAVLPLHAMGCQTQW, encoded by the exons atgttcCGTGATGTTTCAAGCTGCAACACCTACAACTATGGCGATGCCTTGTATTGGGACTCCCGTTATATTCAAGAAGCTGGTGGTGCCTTTGACTGGTACCAACGTTACTCTTCTCTTCGCCCTTTTGTTCGTCGCTATGTCCCTACTTCCTCTCGTGTTCTCATGGTCGGCTGTGGAAATGCCC TTATGTCGGAGGATATGGTCAAGGATGGATATGAAGACATTATGAACATTGATATTTCCTCAGTGGCTATTGAAATGATGGGAAGGAAATATGAGTTTGTTCCTCAGCTGAAAT ACATGCAAATGGATGTCAGGGATATGAGTTTTTTCCCAGATGAATCTTTTGACAGTGTTATGGATAAAG GAACTCTTGATTCTTTGATG TGTGGCACCGATGCTCCAATAAGTGCTTCTCGGATGTTAGGCGAAGTGAGCAG ACTTCTCAAACCTGGAGGGACCTATATGCTG ATAACTTATGGTGATCCTTCAGCAAGGATGCCTCATTTGAACCGGCCAACGTATGGTTGGAATATATTTTTGTACAACCTAC AAACCAACGCTGTCCTACCCTTGCATGCAATGGGGTGCCAAACACAATGGTGA